Proteins found in one Aethina tumida isolate Nest 87 chromosome 1, icAetTumi1.1, whole genome shotgun sequence genomic segment:
- the LOC109595610 gene encoding mediator of DNA damage checkpoint protein 1 isoform X1 has translation MDDNEEEIGRLSTTMDKDENIQVAFLKVNGKSYPVFEGLNLIGRSPHIHINIPRMEVSKQHAVLTIIKGGKHYISDLKSTNGTKCDKVNLRPYSLYEVYHNVVIEFGDLTAKYEIIDQIGPTSLMKHKVGQITQSQSESFYQASTQNISNKVTSSPIHESTMENIHEVATQILDVGNMSNIDNSVKSRLTINEIDETIYNNTLRNSMGVSAVMNDSDNESIDLLTGLNTSETQNNNQVNNGASEDSNQSSKDSETRISEPKQESPNTTISIEDSETDIDNDSDSDDYIHTSQLQRRVSYRFNSIDEEDNESQVHTSQLKKRVRNRILSSQSTTDDETDIEISNSPKRQKLVEKHTALTDLDDSDFIPATQDIQPINKSQNKQKSICKEFILTELAEEVQENSNQHLSGELAECSKKNIPINTSENNTLVTKSINNSSKPSNTINTSQKASTSKELNSAEIEELLGSASGPPKKINTSQKPSTSKELNSAEMEALAHESMLSEFSMDALILSATEDLQEKMQLEHSLSSTDKNKEIVTFAQTKEDELYKMPTQKLLDNLHKTDKIPPETDVSDLDNADVFLHPTQKLGQRRSHTTSESVKAKNSENPILNYQKNEKKLAENEKTDNEELNHNGENYEDIYLACTQKLIADSNETNNILKPKEISTENLTDNTDDECIVVIDNLSDDSDELLLATQKLVHKEDNDLLDENVNKNEEEKNNDDIFFASTQKLISTLCNSKKETVETNKEPKPEENVTDHPLNPNDDVYSEETQILSQQYGNNHENNFATCKQTPNVSEKNVNLDSNLTHKPEKLLEYPVEEISEDVFLMATQPNSNVISNSAEPVLQNNVTVNQNKEHEMSKSTDEKLRENVIVDKEDIYFIVPNHKMGDSNETDEVQIKESSVVSVSHHNAECFDDDVYDKPTQQLLASNIEQAKKAETSVGVSQHNLKCLVEDDDVFDMPTQQLSTSNAKSDPDTSKSMETSVNTVPQHNVQCLVEDDDVFDMPTQQLSSSHAKSDPSTPKTMATSVNTMSQHNVQCLVEHDDVFDMPTQHLSTSNAKSVPDTSKTTDTSIDIELQHNVQGLVEDQDVFDMPTQQLSISNAKSVPDTSKTTETSVDIVSRHNVQCLVEGNDVFDMPTQRFSSNNDKSVPDTSETTENSVDKVLQHNVQYLVEDDDVFDMPTQQLSTNNAESVLYTPKITESLVGTVSQHNAQPLIENDDVFNKPTQQLSINNATLVPVTAKIIEIVDTVSQRNEECPINDDDVFDKPTQQFTTNNTVLVPDTTNTSPKKYYETTQKLIAELDDFTQMEVTFPSQNVTLIPDDKKRPANPLSSLIGPETQLDTQSIEEGNSESNDSIGKFQDSSSDLQPSNSRRSKISSNKRVSDSSSKKKSGRPPKRRRTSNKDGENEKDSPEKKTNKSSKYDKNEEDSSEKLMNSEAQSSTITNLQTSRTRKTKKSSKSDENEKDSSEKLMNNESQNMSLPYLPTSRTRKTKKSSKSDENEKDSSEKLMNNESQNMSLPYLPMSRTRKTKKSSNYDENEEDPPEKLMTNEAQNSNVCNLETSRTRKTRKSRKSDEKEENSSEKLMSSEAQNLSILTSQKSKTRKTKKSSKSDENEEDSSEKLMTSEAQNVTLLNLQTSKTSKKQKTGKEIEAVVTVKVRDRKSMVTVEVEDSTTENAEQRLNNNLTGRRKTNKRKQPDSESSFQDRTDTSTDTLESDVSRLSSNRRKSKATEKNSIVNVAFTHMDNPQLNSFVKTLGGNIVDSVDDCTVVVTENVKRTQKLLTAIGQGKPVCSPQWIRDSKKNGEFLDPWQYILKDAEAEAKWEFELKESILRATRSKLFANYVVHIMWDDRVEVLKAAIGSCGGKCVLRMPTKDCPERNNYIIVSPRENQKKYLQVLKKKPDAKVVDIEAIFDGILRQELRLDKFSIL, from the exons ATGGATGATAATGAAGAAGAAATTGGAAGATTGAGCACCACAATGGATAAGGACGAAAATATTCAA GTGGCATTCTTAAAAGTAAATGGGAAATCATACCCAGTTTTTGagggtttaaatttaattggacgAAGCCCTCATATTCATATAAACATTCCTCGAATG GAGGTGAGCAAGCAGCATGCTGTGCTGACAATCATTAAAGGCGGAAAACATTATATAAGCGATTTGAAATCCACAAATGGAACTAAATGCGACAAAGTCAATCTTCGACCATATTCTCTGTATGAAGTATACCATAATGTTGTAATTGAGTTTGGTGATCTAACAGCCAAATATGaaatt ATTGATCAGATTGGACCTACAAGTCTGATGAAACATAAGGTTGGCCAAATAACCCAGAGTCAATCTGAAAGCTTCTATCAAGCTTCCACACAAAACATTTCAAACAAAGTTACATCTTCACCTATACATGAGTCTACCATGGAAAACATTCAtgag gtaGCAACTCAGATACTGGATGTTGGAAATATGtctaatattgataattctgtgaaatcaaGATTAACTATTAATGAAATAGATGAAACAATCTATAATAATACCCTACGGAATTCAATGGGTGTCTCTGCAGTTATGAATGATAGTGACAATGAGTCAATTGATCTTTTAACAGGATTAAATACCTCTGAAACACAAAACAATAATCAAGTAAATAATgg CGCAAGTGAGGACAGTAATCAGTCTTCTAAGGATTCTGAAACTCGCATCAGTGAGCCTAAACAAGAATCTCCAAACACCACAATTAGTATCGAAGATTCTGAAACAGATATAGATAATGATTCTGATTCAGATGATTATATTCATACCAGCCAACTCCAGAGAAGAGTTAGTTACAG GTTCAACTCTATTGATGAAGAAGACAATGAATCTCAAGTACACACCAGCCAATTAAAGAAGAGGGTACGGAATAGAATATTATCGTCCCAATCAACAACTGATGACGAAACTGATATCGAAATTAGCAATTCTCCAAAGAGACAAAAATTAGTTGAAAAACATACCGCACTTACTGACCTAGATGATTCTGACTTTATTCCAGCCACACAAGATATTCAACCTATTAACAAATCACAAAACAAGCAGAAAAGTATTTGTAAAGAGtttattttaacagaattggCGGAGGAGGTTCAAGAAAACTCCAATCAACATTTAAGTGGTGAGTTAGCAGAATGttcgaaaaaaaatattcctatAAACACGTCTGAAAATAATACTCTAGttacaaaatcaataaataactcAAGTAAGCCTTCAAATACAATTAACACATCACAAAAGGCATCTACCTCGAAAGAATTAAATTCTGCGGAAATTGAAGAACTGTTAGGTAGTGCAAGTGGGCctccaaaaaaaattaacacatcACAAAAGCCATCAACGTCGAAAGAATTAAATTCTGCGGAAATGGAAGCGTTAGCGCATGAGAGTATGCTTAGTGAATTTTCAATGGATGCATTAATTCTTTCAGCCACTGAAGATCTCCAAGAAAAAATGCAATTAGAACACAGTTTATCATcaactgataaaaataaagaaatagttACTTTCGCACAAACCAAAGAagatgaattatataaaatgccaACTCAAAAACTGTtggataatttacataaaactgataaaatacCGCCAGAGACTGATGTATCAGACCTTGATAATGCTGATGTGTTTTTACACCCAACTCAAAAATTAGGTCAGCGACGTTCACATACGACTTCAGAATCAGTAAAAGCTAAAAACTCGGAAAATCCAATATTGAATTATCAgaagaatgaaaaaaaattggctgaaaatgaaaaaaccgATAATGAAGAATTAAATCACAATGGAGAAAATTATGAGGATATATACTTAGCATGTACGCAAAAATTAATCGCAGACTCGAATGAAACTAACAATATACTCAAACCAAAAGAGATTTCTACAGAAAACTTAACAGACAATACAGATGATGAATGTATTGTtgtaatagataatttatctGACGATAGCGATGAATTACTATTAGCAACCCAAAAATTGGTGCATAAAGAGGATAATGACTTACTGGATGAGAACGttaacaaaaatgaagaaGAGAAGAACAATGATGATATCTTTTTTGCGTCTACCCAAAAACTAATATCAACCTTATGTAATTCGAAAAAAGAAACAGTTGAAACTAATAAGGAACCCAAACCAGAAGAAAATGTCACTGATCATCCATTAAATCCCAATGATGATGTTTATTCAGAAGAAACACAGATATTGAGTCAGCAATATGGAAATAATCATGAGAATAATTTTGCAACATGCAAACAAACACCAAatgtttcagaaaaaaatgttaatttggaTTCTAATTTGACACACAAAccagaaaaattattagaatatccGGTTGAAGAAATCAGTGAAGATGTGTTTCTAATGGCGACTCAACCTAATTCAAATGTAATATCCAATTCTGCAGAACCTGTACTTCAAAATAATGTAAcagttaatcaaaataaagaaCATGAAATGTCCAAATCAACAGATGAGAAACTACGAGAAAATGTCATTGTAGACAaagaagatatttattttatagtgccaaatcataaaatgggAGATTCAAATGAAACTGACGAAGTACAAATAAAAGAATCTTCAGTAGTTAGTGTTTCACATCACAATGCAGAATGCTTTGATGATGATGTGTATGATAAACCAACTCAACAATTGCTAGCTAGTAATATTGAGCAAGCAAAGAAAGCAGAGACTTCAGTAGGTGTGtcacaacacaatttaaaatgtcttgTTGAAGATGATGATGTGTTTGATATGCCAACTCAGCAATTGTCAACTAGTAATGCTAAATCAGATCCAGATACATCAAAATCAATGGAGACTTCAGTAAATACTGTACCACAACACAATGTACAATGTCTTGTTGAAGATGACGATGTGTTTGATATGCCAACTCAGCAATTGTCATCTAGTCATGCTAAATCAGATCCTAGTACACCAAAAACAATGGCAACATCAGTAAACACTATGTCACAACACAATGTACAATGTCTTGTTGAACATGATGATGTGTTTGATATGCCAACTCAGCATTTGTCAACTAGTAATGCTAAATCAGTTCCAGATACATCAAAAACAACAGACACTTCAATAGATATTGAGTTACAACACAATGTACAAGGTCTTGTTGAAGATCAAGATGTGTTTGATATGCCGACTCAGCAATTGTCAATTAGTAATGCTAAATCAGTTCCAGATACATCAAAAACAACGGAGACTTCAGTGGATATAGTATCACGACACAATGTACAATGTCTTGTTGAAGGTAATGATGTGTTTGATATGCCAACTCAGCGATTTTCATctaataatgataaatcaGTTCCTGATACATCAGAAACAACAGAGAATTCAGTAGATAAGGTATTACAACACAATGTACAATATCTTGTTGAAGATGATGATGTGTTTGATATGCCAACTCAGCAATTATCAACTAATAATGCTGAATCAGTTCTATATACACCAAAGATAACAGAGTCTTTAGTAGGTACAGTATCACAGCACAATGCACAACCTCTTATTGAAAATGATGATGTGTTTAACAAACCAACTCAGcaattgtcaattaataatGCTACCTTAGTTCCTGTTACtgcaaaaataattgaaattgtagATACTGTTTCACAACGCAATGAAGAGTGCCCTATAAATGATGATGATGTGTTTGATAAACCAACTCAGCAATTCACTACTAATAATACTGTATTAGTTCCGGATACAACAAATACAAGTCCAAAAAAATACTATGaaacaactcaaaaactaaTTGCAGAATTGGATGATTTTACGCAAATGGAAGTAACTTTTCCAAGTCAAAATGTTACATTGATTCCTGATGATAAAAAGAGACCTGCAAACCCATTGTCATCTTTGATTGGTCCTGAAACTCAATTAGACACACAAAGTATAGAAGAAGGTAATTCGGAATCCAATGATTCAATTGGTAAATTTCAAGATTCATCTAGTGATTTACAACCTTCCAATAGTAGACGAAGCAAAATATCTTCCAATAAGAGAGTTAGTGATTCGTCTTCAAAAAAGAAATCGGGTAGACCTCCCAAAAGGAGAAGAACATCTAATAAAGATGGTGAAAATGAAAAGGATTCTCCTGAAAAGAAAACTAACAAATCtagtaaatatgataaaaatgaagAGGATTcttctgaaaaattaatgaacagtGAAGCTCAGAGTTCCACTATTACTAATTTGCAAACGAGCAGGACAAGAAAAACCAAAAAATCTAGTAAAAGTGATGAAAATGAAAAGGATTCatcagaaaaattaatgaacaatgAATCTCAGAATATGAGTCTTCCCTATTTGCCAACAAGCAGGACAAGAAAAACCAAAAAATCTAGTAAAAGTGATGAAAATGAAAAGGATTCatcagaaaaattaatgaacaatgAATCTCAGAATATGAGTCTTCCCTATTTGCCAATGAGCAGGACAAGAAAAACCAAAAAATCTAGTAATTATGATGAAAATGAAGAGGATCCTcctgaaaaattaatgaccAATGAAGCTCAGAATTcaaatgtttgtaatttggAAACGAGCAGAACGAGAAAAACCAGAAAATCTAGAAAAAGTGATGAAAAAGAAGAGAATTcttctgaaaaattaatgagCAGTGAAGCTCAGAATTTGAGTATTCTTACTTCGCAAAAGAGCAAAACAAGAAAAACCAAGAAATCTAGTAAAAGTGATGAAAATGAAGAGGATTCCtctgaaaaattaatgactAGTGAAGCTCAGAATGTCACTCTTCTTAATTTGCAAACGAGCAAGACAAGTAAAAAACAGAAAACGGGAAAAGAAATTGAAGCTGTTGTTACAGTTAAAGTGAGGGACAGGAAATCTATGGTTACGGTGGAGGTAGAAGATTCGACAACTGAAAACGCAGAGCAAAGATTGAACAATAACCTAACTGGAAGAAGAAAGACTAATAAACGAAAGCAACCTGACTCGGAGAGCTCCTTTCAGGACCGTACAGACACATCTACGGATACTCTTGAATCCGATGTATCACGTTTATCTTCTAATAGACGAAAATCGAAAGCAACAGAG aAGAATTCAATTGTAAATGTAGCATTTACACACATGGACAATCCACAATTGAATTCTTTTGTGAAAACTTTGGGaggaaatattgttgattCAGTCGATGACTGTACGGTGGTTGTAACGGAAAATGTCAAGAGAACCCAAAAATTACTCACTGCCATTGGTCAAGGTAAACCTGTATGTTCTCCACAATGGATTCGAGATTCAAAAAAGAACGGGGAATTCCTAG atCCAtggcaatatattttaaaagatgctGAAGCTGAGGCAAAATGGGAATTCGAATTGAAAGAATCAATTCTTAGAGCGACAAGAAGCAAATTATTTGCGAATTATGTGGTGCATATAATGTGGGATGATAGAGTGGAGGTTTTAAAAG ctGCTATTGGATCCTGTGGTGGTAAATGCGTTCTCAGAATGCCAACAAAAGATTGTCcagaaagaaataattatattattgtctCACCCCGTGAAAATCagaagaaatatttacaagttttaaaaaagaagCCAGATGCTAAAGTTGTAGATATAGAGGCAATATTCGACGGAATACTGAGACAAGAATTGAGACTGGATAAATTctctatattataa